One genomic window of Parasteatoda tepidariorum isolate YZ-2023 chromosome 9, CAS_Ptep_4.0, whole genome shotgun sequence includes the following:
- the LOC107441754 gene encoding sodium-dependent phosphate transport protein 1-like (The sequence of the model RefSeq protein was modified relative to this genomic sequence to represent the inferred CDS: added 10 bases not found in genome assembly) produces the protein MSFSCYLVMQAQTVNMSISLVHMLNWTNISDGRPSVCKRNGFVEYTDQTSSPLVAWSPLMQSQILAALMYGMAAMYIPAEMIVSRVPYKWLPLLGTIMASLCDFMIPTFAMMNGYLVVFVQILKTVSHSFIRPSFNLLIEQWVYKKSVHNYMSYGETGIFLSGFFIVLVAGILCATPEFGWEYVFYFTGSMGVIWCMVWFYFVSEYCFPTSFVFGSEPERKKKLQRKKIPWSGILTSTSILAYVLVGMAYYSAFSFNVLLYPLYLKSVFGATSEWITIAAAVPNLLAVYLFVIATFISERFVQSQVFEKVTVRKCCVILGLAPFATVNMFITFTKCRKALSSLIMMIGIGSTSLAASALINLPLDMSPDFAGLLTGIMHTVGALTGSFLPLLMGYLEESDEGIKYWNKVFNALTLLSIVALVLFLAFGSCEIQHWDSNCTIHPYQVKNLRAEMVVPLIYKKSGDSEKIIIPESKRKDLLGTKTVDKSKLADILQSQSMRRTTESKPLKDYSSDDDTLI, from the exons TCGTCGCCACTGGTAGCATGGAGTCCTTTAATGCAGTCTCAAATATTAGCAGCACTGATGTATGGCATGGCAGCTATGTACATTCCAGCGGAAATGATTGTTAGTCGAGTGCCTTACAAGTGGCTCCCTCTATTAGGGACAATTATGGCATCATTGTGTGACTTCATGATTCCAACTTTTGCCATGATGAACGGATACTTAGTGGTTTTCGTCCAAATACTTAAAACAGTATCACAT tctTTCATTCGTCCATCATTTAATTTGCTGATTGAACAGTGGGTCTATAAGAAATCTGTCCATAATTACATGTCATATGGCGAAACAGGTATTTTCTTGAGCGGATTCTTCATTGTACTTGTCGCAGGCATATTGTGTGCTACTCCAGAGTTCGGTTGGgaatatgtgttttattttactg GTAGTATGGGAGTAATCTGGTGTATGGTCTGGTTTTATTTCGTCAGTGAGTACTGCTTTCCGACATCATTTGTGTTTGGTAGTGAGccggaaaggaaaaaaaaattgcag TTCCCTGGTCTGGTATTTTAACATCTACTAGCATTTTGGCTTATGTTTTGGTTGGAATGGCATACTATTCGGCATTCAgttttaatgttcttttgtaCCCATTGTACCtaaaatcagtatttggtgccACGTCAGAATGG ATCACTATAGCAGCTGCAGTACCAAATCTTCTTgctgtatatttatttgttatagcTACGTTTATTTCAGAACGTTTTGTGCAAAGTCAAGTGTTCGAGAAAGTAACTGTTCGAAAATGTTGTGTTATTTTAG GATTAGCACCATTTGCTACCGTTAATatgtttataacttttacaaAGTGTAGAAAAGCATTAAGTAGCCTTATAATGATGATCGGAATAGGTAGCACTTCATTAGCCGCATCTGCTTTGATTAATTTACCCTTGGATATGTCACCTGATTTTGCAG GCCTTTTAACTGGCATTATGCACACAGTTGGAGCTCTTACTGGATCTTTTTTACCTTTACTCATGGGATATTTAGAGGAATCTGAT gAAGGAATCAAGTACTGGAACAAGGTATTTAATGCTCTAACTTTACTGAGTATTGTTGCTTTGGTTTTATTTCTTGCATTTGGCTCATGCGAGATTCAACATTGGGACAGCAATTGCACTATTCATCCATATCAAGTGAAAAATCTACGTGCGGAGATGGTGGTaccattaatttataaaaaaagtggagactcagaaaaaataataattcctgAAAGCAAAAGAAAGGATTTGTTGGGAACTAAAACTGTGGATAAATCTAAGCTTGCTGATATACTACAATCCCAATCCATGAGGAGGACAACCGAATCTAAACCGTTGAAGGACTATTCATCTGACGATGATACATTAATATAG